A region from the Algoriphagus machipongonensis genome encodes:
- a CDS encoding 3-keto-disaccharide hydrolase: MKKVNYLLIGILPTIVFGLLMSMIPAKNTESVFPEDQSGFKSIFDGKSLDGWKGDPTYWSVQDGAIVGLITPETLLKANTFLIWQGGQPGDFELKAKFRISESGNSGINYRSDMVEDVPYALKGYQADIDGKINYTGQNYEERKRTTLAYRGQKTKITPQPSPNGNLRDYVERNAWKGLHVTEELGDRDELKKKINFEGWNDIHIVAKGNVLKHYVNGILMSEVVDDDPANFSAKGFLGVQVHVGPPMKVEYKDLLLKMD, from the coding sequence ATGAAAAAAGTAAATTATTTATTAATTGGAATCTTGCCAACAATAGTTTTTGGCTTATTGATGAGCATGATTCCAGCCAAAAATACTGAGTCAGTCTTTCCTGAAGACCAATCTGGTTTTAAATCCATTTTTGATGGAAAATCGCTGGATGGCTGGAAAGGAGATCCTACTTATTGGTCTGTTCAGGATGGAGCAATAGTTGGCTTGATCACACCCGAGACCCTGTTAAAAGCCAATACCTTTTTGATTTGGCAGGGAGGTCAGCCGGGAGATTTTGAGCTGAAAGCAAAATTTAGAATTTCTGAATCCGGGAATTCAGGGATCAACTATCGAAGTGATATGGTGGAAGATGTTCCTTATGCACTCAAAGGTTACCAAGCTGATATCGATGGAAAGATCAATTATACCGGTCAGAATTATGAGGAGCGTAAGCGCACCACTTTGGCATATCGTGGACAGAAGACTAAAATCACACCTCAGCCTAGTCCAAATGGGAATTTGAGAGATTATGTAGAAAGAAATGCATGGAAAGGTCTCCATGTGACCGAAGAACTAGGTGATCGAGATGAGCTGAAGAAGAAAATCAATTTCGAAGGCTGGAATGATATTCATATCGTGGCCAAAGGGAATGTTTTAAAACACTATGTCAATGGAATTTTGATGAGTGAGGTTGTAGACGATGATCCTGCAAACTTTTCGGCAAAAGGCTTTTTGGGTGTTCAAGTCCATGTAGGACCACCGATGAAAGTAGAGTACAAAGACTTACTATTGAAGATGGATTAA
- a CDS encoding aldose 1-epimerase family protein: protein MNSPKIAQIEPWKHKISNAHQLGGIETSVLDNGLGRGVRVAWINTGTGLRYKVLLDRGFDILDCFYNESSLSWISHAGVFAPQPFSNKGIDWLRTFGGGILTTCGLSNAGPPNSDELGERGLHGNFSNIPGELISIKNPDLSSGDLSFELVGKIRETSTFGPSLELTRKISGKLGEAAIHVEDTVVNKGNTLAPHMLLYHINCGWPLIDEDTRIIWNGEIVPKSNDENNTAFNKEHKFTKCAPPLEEHVGFGEDVAFIQPKEDENSQVTCGFANDQLALALKISFSKEQLPWLIHWQHWGKNEYVTALEPATNPPIGQGAARENGTLIQLKPGESKAYHLKLEVLTGDDVKEF, encoded by the coding sequence ATGAATTCACCCAAAATAGCACAAATAGAACCCTGGAAGCACAAAATATCCAATGCTCATCAATTAGGAGGGATAGAAACTTCTGTTCTTGATAATGGACTTGGGAGAGGTGTTAGAGTCGCTTGGATTAATACAGGGACTGGGCTTCGATATAAAGTGTTGTTGGATAGAGGTTTTGATATTTTGGATTGCTTCTATAATGAGAGTAGTCTTTCATGGATCAGTCATGCTGGGGTTTTTGCTCCGCAACCTTTTTCAAATAAGGGAATTGATTGGTTAAGGACTTTTGGCGGAGGGATATTGACTACTTGTGGACTATCCAATGCAGGACCACCTAATTCAGATGAATTGGGAGAGAGAGGATTACATGGAAACTTCAGTAATATCCCTGGGGAGCTGATTTCCATCAAAAATCCAGATTTAAGTTCAGGTGATTTAAGCTTTGAGCTTGTAGGGAAAATCAGGGAAACCAGCACTTTTGGACCTAGCCTCGAACTGACAAGGAAGATTTCAGGGAAGCTCGGGGAGGCTGCAATTCATGTTGAGGATACAGTCGTGAATAAAGGAAATACTTTAGCACCTCATATGTTACTCTATCATATCAATTGTGGTTGGCCACTAATCGATGAGGATACAAGAATTATTTGGAATGGGGAGATCGTTCCCAAATCAAATGATGAAAATAACACTGCTTTTAATAAGGAACACAAGTTTACTAAATGTGCTCCACCACTAGAGGAACATGTAGGGTTTGGGGAAGATGTCGCATTTATTCAGCCCAAAGAGGATGAGAATTCTCAAGTAACTTGTGGATTTGCAAATGACCAGTTGGCACTTGCTCTAAAAATCAGTTTTTCAAAAGAGCAACTGCCATGGTTAATCCATTGGCAACATTGGGGTAAAAATGAATACGTTACCGCTTTAGAGCCAGCGACTAATCCACCTATTGGACAAGGGGCGGCGAGAGAAAACGGAACATTGATTCAATTGAAGCCCGGAGAAAGTAAAGCCTATCATCTAAAACTGGAAGTACTTACGGGAGATGATGTAAAAGAATTTTAA
- a CDS encoding cupin domain-containing protein: protein MSLAKKALEQGEGILRLTPTWVPRSFCVPGRRIKLHPDDYYSLGGARGGIDERWFSSTTPAENGPLTSKNEGLSHIAFEDGGKTELFLLKDAIDELGGKIIGDRLWNKYKAWPMYSKFFDNMGPLPHHIHPSDEFGKLTGQNGKPEAYYYPPQLNNHGGDFPYTFFGIAPGTTKEQIKECLMNFNVGDNKITNYSQAFKLQPGTGWDVPPGMLHAPGSLCTYEPQKASDIFAMYQSLVNEAIIPEELLWNATPKDRVGDYDLLVEMIDWELNVNPNLLETRYMEPIPVKDRAQMNADGYDDKWICYRSHDYSAKELTIFPGETVTIKDSAAYGMIMMQGHGTMGTWDIETPSLIRFGQLTHDEYFVSEEAANAGVKITNLSKTDPIVMLKHFGPDNPDLKVVE, encoded by the coding sequence ATGAGTTTAGCAAAAAAAGCCCTCGAACAAGGAGAGGGGATACTTAGATTAACCCCGACTTGGGTCCCACGGTCATTCTGTGTACCAGGGAGGAGAATAAAATTACATCCTGATGATTACTATAGTCTTGGAGGTGCAAGAGGTGGGATTGATGAGCGCTGGTTTTCATCAACAACTCCAGCAGAAAATGGCCCTTTGACAAGTAAGAATGAAGGGTTAAGTCATATAGCTTTTGAAGATGGCGGAAAGACCGAATTGTTTCTCTTAAAAGATGCTATTGATGAATTGGGAGGTAAAATAATCGGAGATAGGCTTTGGAACAAGTACAAAGCTTGGCCGATGTATTCTAAGTTTTTTGACAACATGGGGCCGCTACCCCATCATATTCATCCGAGTGATGAATTTGGTAAGTTAACCGGGCAAAATGGAAAGCCTGAAGCTTATTATTATCCTCCGCAGCTAAATAATCATGGTGGAGATTTCCCATATACCTTTTTCGGAATTGCTCCAGGGACTACCAAAGAGCAAATAAAAGAGTGCTTGATGAATTTCAATGTGGGAGATAATAAAATCACCAATTATTCTCAGGCATTTAAGCTTCAGCCAGGAACAGGTTGGGATGTTCCCCCGGGCATGCTACATGCACCGGGAAGTTTATGTACTTATGAGCCACAAAAGGCATCAGATATTTTTGCCATGTACCAATCCCTGGTTAATGAGGCGATAATTCCAGAGGAGTTACTATGGAATGCTACTCCAAAAGATCGAGTAGGAGATTATGATTTATTGGTGGAAATGATTGACTGGGAATTGAATGTGAATCCTAATTTATTAGAAACCCGATACATGGAGCCGATTCCTGTGAAAGACAGAGCTCAAATGAATGCAGATGGGTATGATGATAAGTGGATTTGCTACCGATCTCATGACTACAGTGCCAAAGAGCTGACCATTTTCCCTGGTGAGACTGTGACTATCAAGGACAGCGCGGCTTATGGAATGATCATGATGCAAGGCCATGGTACGATGGGGACTTGGGACATAGAAACTCCATCTTTGATTCGCTTTGGTCAATTGACACATGACGAGTATTTTGTTTCAGAAGAGGCAGCAAACGCAGGAGTGAAAATCACAAATCTTTCCAAAACAGATCCAATTGTCATGTTAAAACATTTTGGTCCTGATAATCCAGATTTAAAAGTGGTGGAATAG
- a CDS encoding Gfo/Idh/MocA family protein, translated as MSDKKYIRIGLIGTGLMGRIHTNGYKRLADFFSEYGHRPVLQACCSRREEKAKAFAEQWGYDSYETDWKKIIERDDIDAVDICTPNDKHAEIAIAAAKAGKMILCEKPLARTLEEAKTMVEAVEEAGVKNTVWYNYRRVPAVTLAKQIVASGKLGKIFHYRANFLQDWTISPDLPQGGDALWRLDAAAAGSGVTGDLLAHCIDTAMWINGGIKDVSAMTETFIKERVHQGSGEKQKVTIDDACQFHCHFDNGSLGLFEATRYARGHKALYTFEINGEHASIRWDLHDLTRLEYFDHDDEGQVRGWRSIHVTDGDHPYMDRWWIPGTSIGYEHSFIHQVADFFKSLDTGESCHPTFKDAYETQKVCEAVLESANERAWKDTHVDWTEK; from the coding sequence ATGAGTGATAAAAAATATATAAGAATAGGATTAATAGGTACCGGATTAATGGGAAGGATTCATACCAATGGCTATAAGCGGTTGGCAGACTTCTTTTCTGAATATGGTCATAGACCTGTCCTTCAAGCTTGCTGTTCGAGAAGAGAAGAGAAAGCCAAAGCCTTTGCTGAACAATGGGGATATGATTCATATGAAACCGATTGGAAAAAAATCATTGAAAGAGATGATATTGATGCCGTTGATATTTGTACGCCCAATGATAAACATGCAGAAATAGCCATTGCTGCTGCCAAAGCTGGTAAAATGATCCTTTGTGAAAAGCCACTGGCAAGAACTTTGGAAGAAGCGAAAACTATGGTGGAGGCAGTAGAGGAAGCAGGAGTTAAAAACACCGTTTGGTATAACTACAGAAGAGTACCAGCAGTGACTTTGGCAAAGCAGATTGTAGCCTCAGGAAAACTGGGTAAGATATTTCACTATAGAGCTAACTTCTTACAGGATTGGACGATTAGCCCAGATTTGCCACAAGGAGGAGATGCTCTTTGGAGGTTGGATGCAGCTGCAGCGGGTTCCGGTGTAACAGGCGATTTATTAGCGCACTGTATTGATACCGCTATGTGGATCAATGGTGGTATCAAAGATGTATCTGCGATGACGGAGACATTTATCAAAGAAAGAGTACATCAGGGAAGTGGAGAAAAACAAAAAGTAACCATTGATGATGCTTGCCAATTCCATTGTCATTTTGATAATGGTTCTTTAGGATTGTTTGAAGCCACTCGATACGCTAGAGGACATAAAGCCTTATACACTTTTGAAATCAACGGAGAGCATGCTTCTATCCGCTGGGATTTACATGATTTGACTCGACTGGAGTATTTTGATCATGATGATGAAGGACAAGTTCGTGGATGGAGATCAATCCATGTAACGGATGGAGATCATCCGTATATGGATAGATGGTGGATTCCAGGGACTTCTATAGGCTATGAGCATTCCTTTATTCATCAAGTAGCAGACTTCTTTAAAAGTTTGGATACTGGAGAGTCTTGCCATCCAACATTCAAAGATGCTTACGAGACCCAAAAGGTTTGTGAAGCCGTCCTTGAATCTGCCAATGAAAGAGCTTGGAAGGATACCCATGTAGATTGGACAGAAAAGTAG
- a CDS encoding arylsulfatase — translation MNNKPNYRIFNLLGSLLFSVFLISCQSEVKQEEQASPEKPNIIFILADDLGYGDLGFLGQEYIETPNIDRLAKEGMFFSDFYSGSTVCAPSRSSFLTGMHTGHTPIRGNSEVQPEGQFPMPDSVLTVAKVMKQAGYVTGAFGKWGLGFIGSTGEPASQGFEEFYGYNCQRYAHRYYPAYLWHNDEKIDLPGNDWTTKGDYAPDLIQEKTLEFIDENKENPFFLFMPIVTPHAELAAPDDEIMEKYRAMFPDEKPYVAGNGADYGPDMRIPGYQSQPYPHATFAAMVERIDRYVGEVLQKLESNGLSENTVIIFTSDNGAHREGGADPEFFDSNGKFRGFKRDLYEGGVRAPMIAWWPNKIKAGSTTDHVSAFWDLLPTFAAIGGEKITKSIDGISFLPTLLGEGNQQKHEFLYWEFHEQGGKQAVRQGNWKGVKLQVFGSDEPTLELYDLSKDPGETQNLASENPEKMEELKALMEQSHTQNPIFSFYKEEKESATK, via the coding sequence ATGAACAATAAGCCCAATTATCGAATATTCAATCTTCTGGGATCCCTGCTTTTCTCAGTTTTCTTGATTTCTTGTCAAAGCGAAGTAAAACAAGAGGAACAGGCCAGTCCGGAAAAGCCTAATATCATTTTCATTTTAGCGGATGACCTGGGGTATGGAGATTTAGGATTCTTAGGGCAGGAATACATAGAAACCCCCAATATTGATAGATTGGCAAAGGAAGGGATGTTTTTCTCCGATTTTTATTCAGGTTCTACCGTTTGTGCACCTTCTCGTTCTTCGTTTTTAACAGGTATGCATACAGGCCATACTCCGATTAGAGGTAATTCTGAAGTGCAACCAGAGGGTCAATTTCCTATGCCTGATTCCGTCCTTACTGTAGCCAAAGTGATGAAGCAAGCGGGCTATGTGACAGGAGCATTTGGTAAGTGGGGACTTGGGTTCATTGGGTCCACAGGGGAGCCGGCTAGCCAGGGGTTTGAGGAGTTTTACGGTTACAATTGTCAAAGATATGCCCATAGGTATTACCCCGCCTACCTTTGGCATAATGATGAAAAAATTGACTTGCCAGGAAATGATTGGACAACAAAGGGCGATTATGCTCCTGATTTAATCCAAGAGAAAACGCTTGAGTTTATAGATGAGAATAAGGAGAACCCGTTCTTTTTATTTATGCCTATTGTCACACCTCATGCTGAATTAGCTGCTCCAGATGATGAAATCATGGAGAAATACCGAGCAATGTTCCCAGATGAAAAGCCTTATGTGGCCGGGAATGGAGCTGATTATGGGCCTGATATGCGTATTCCTGGTTACCAATCTCAACCCTATCCGCATGCTACATTTGCTGCTATGGTAGAAAGGATTGACCGCTATGTAGGGGAAGTTCTGCAAAAGCTGGAGAGCAATGGTCTATCGGAAAATACTGTTATCATTTTCACTTCAGATAATGGTGCTCATAGAGAAGGTGGTGCTGATCCTGAGTTTTTTGACAGTAATGGGAAATTCCGAGGATTTAAGAGAGACTTGTATGAAGGAGGAGTAAGAGCCCCAATGATCGCTTGGTGGCCAAATAAAATCAAAGCAGGAAGTACCACTGATCATGTTTCAGCATTTTGGGATTTGTTACCGACTTTTGCTGCTATCGGAGGAGAAAAAATCACGAAATCCATCGATGGAATCTCATTTCTTCCAACCTTGCTCGGAGAGGGAAATCAGCAAAAGCATGAGTTTTTATATTGGGAGTTTCACGAGCAAGGGGGTAAGCAGGCAGTTAGACAAGGAAACTGGAAAGGTGTCAAGCTTCAAGTTTTTGGGAGTGATGAGCCAACGCTGGAATTGTATGATTTAAGTAAGGATCCGGGAGAGACTCAGAACCTAGCTTCCGAAAACCCAGAAAAGATGGAAGAATTGAAAGCTTTGATGGAGCAATCTCATACACAAAATCCAATATTTTCTTTTTACAAGGAGGAAAAGGAATCAGCGACGAAATAG
- a CDS encoding EboA domain-containing protein — protein MYELEALYAALPVMPFSKEMVGRAREGLRTNITSVFDAVALNNPYPSTYFDEDAWNQMVVKAIFMQRPLYKIQNSDQRANLALAGIIIDFAHERWAAGRDVMPELWRFVGPFISEENIQDIRKVVEGGDELEQKAALLACNMSDYPEAKALLKQYPKIEEKIKSGFITWEAIGQEAFERN, from the coding sequence ATGTATGAATTAGAGGCGCTCTATGCTGCTTTGCCTGTGATGCCCTTTTCAAAGGAGATGGTAGGCCGAGCTAGAGAAGGCTTGAGAACAAATATTACTTCTGTTTTTGATGCGGTGGCTTTAAATAACCCTTATCCATCCACCTATTTTGATGAAGATGCCTGGAACCAGATGGTAGTCAAGGCGATCTTTATGCAGAGACCACTTTATAAAATTCAAAATTCAGATCAACGTGCAAATCTTGCCCTGGCAGGGATCATTATTGATTTTGCACATGAGAGATGGGCAGCAGGTAGAGATGTGATGCCTGAACTTTGGAGGTTTGTCGGACCTTTTATTTCAGAGGAAAATATTCAGGATATCCGTAAGGTTGTAGAAGGAGGAGATGAGCTTGAGCAAAAAGCAGCATTGCTAGCCTGCAATATGAGCGATTATCCGGAGGCTAAAGCTCTGTTAAAGCAATATCCTAAAATTGAAGAAAAAATCAAGTCAGGGTTTATAACCTGGGAGGCAATAGGTCAGGAAGCTTTTGAGCGAAATTGA
- a CDS encoding TatD family hydrolase, with amino-acid sequence MEMFIDPHIHVTSRTTDDYEAMRKAGIVAIIEPAFWLGQPRTEAASFKDYFSSLVGWERFRAKQFGIVHYCTIGLNSKEANNEALAEEVMELLPLYAGKEGVVAIGEIGYDDQTAAEDKYYRLQLDLAKEMDLPVMIHTPHRDKKKGTTKSMDVSEEHGLAPNMVIVDHNNEETVKEVLDRGYWAAFTIYPHTKMGSERMVEIVKQYGPERIIVDSAADWGISDPLAVPKTAALMRKMGIPEEHIKMTCYENALKAYGQSGQMEETDWLNAEPIDQTKKMSGNSVLRGGQVPRVEGPSDRVEN; translated from the coding sequence ATGGAAATGTTCATAGATCCACATATTCACGTTACTTCCAGAACAACAGACGATTACGAAGCTATGAGAAAAGCCGGGATTGTCGCGATAATCGAGCCGGCATTTTGGCTTGGGCAACCTCGAACTGAAGCAGCAAGTTTCAAAGATTATTTTAGTAGTCTTGTAGGTTGGGAAAGGTTTCGTGCCAAGCAGTTTGGAATCGTTCATTATTGCACCATCGGTTTGAATTCTAAGGAAGCCAATAATGAGGCCTTGGCTGAAGAAGTGATGGAATTACTTCCGTTGTATGCAGGAAAAGAAGGAGTTGTTGCCATCGGAGAAATTGGTTACGATGATCAAACTGCTGCAGAGGATAAATATTATCGTTTGCAATTAGATCTTGCAAAAGAGATGGATTTACCGGTGATGATACATACTCCACACCGAGATAAGAAGAAGGGAACCACAAAAAGCATGGATGTAAGTGAGGAGCATGGTTTAGCTCCCAACATGGTGATTGTGGACCATAACAATGAAGAAACTGTAAAAGAAGTCTTGGATAGAGGGTATTGGGCAGCTTTTACTATTTATCCACACACCAAAATGGGGAGTGAGCGAATGGTGGAGATTGTCAAGCAATATGGTCCAGAAAGAATTATCGTGGACTCTGCGGCGGACTGGGGTATTTCAGATCCTTTAGCAGTACCAAAAACTGCTGCTTTGATGAGGAAAATGGGTATTCCTGAGGAGCATATCAAAATGACTTGCTATGAAAATGCATTGAAAGCATATGGTCAAAGTGGTCAAATGGAAGAAACAGATTGGTTAAATGCTGAGCCTATTGACCAAACCAAGAAAATGTCTGGAAATTCAGTTTTGAGAGGGGGACAAGTCCCAAGAGTGGAAGGTCCAAGTGACCGTGTGGAGAATTAA
- the eboC gene encoding UbiA-like protein EboC (EboC, a homolog the polyprenyltransferase UbiA, belongs to system of proteins involved in the trafficking of precursor metabolites to an extracytoplasmic compartment so that the biosynthesis of certain natural products, such as scytonemin, can be completed.), with product MTNSKFFAHLQLTRPANVVTAVADILAGFAIAGTGYVLISFDTSSDFFLDLAWLVLSTIGLYGGGVAFNDVFDADLDAIERPERPIPSGRASKKSAAIMAFLLLAIGVFAAAQVSLLSGGLALSVAICAVVYDYWGKHQSFFGPINMGLCRAGNLLLGVSVMPNLVEKYAFLGLIPLIFVAAITMISRGEVHGKNRSALFAGLCMYVLIIGVIGYLAFSIGDKPLEVLPFIALFSYMIFPPLLKAIQQQEPKLIGKAVKAAVISLIILNASLSAAFAGWIYALIVLILLPISLWLAKKFAVT from the coding sequence ATGACAAATTCAAAGTTTTTTGCGCATTTACAATTAACAAGACCTGCTAATGTGGTGACTGCGGTCGCCGACATTTTAGCAGGTTTTGCTATTGCAGGTACCGGATATGTTCTCATTTCCTTTGATACCTCATCAGACTTTTTCCTCGATCTGGCATGGTTGGTTTTGTCAACGATAGGCCTTTATGGTGGAGGAGTTGCATTTAATGATGTGTTTGACGCAGATCTTGATGCGATAGAACGGCCAGAGCGCCCTATTCCCAGCGGTAGAGCTTCTAAGAAAAGCGCTGCAATCATGGCTTTTTTATTATTGGCGATAGGAGTATTTGCGGCAGCACAAGTAAGTCTGCTTTCGGGAGGTCTTGCTTTATCTGTGGCTATTTGCGCAGTAGTCTATGATTATTGGGGAAAGCACCAAAGCTTCTTTGGTCCGATCAATATGGGGCTTTGTAGGGCAGGTAATTTGCTCTTGGGTGTAAGTGTGATGCCTAACCTGGTAGAGAAATATGCGTTTTTAGGGTTAATACCTTTGATTTTCGTAGCAGCGATCACCATGATTAGTAGAGGAGAGGTACATGGGAAAAATAGGTCAGCCTTGTTTGCTGGTCTCTGCATGTATGTATTGATCATTGGAGTCATAGGATACTTGGCTTTTTCTATAGGAGATAAACCGCTAGAAGTATTACCTTTTATTGCACTCTTCAGTTATATGATCTTCCCTCCATTACTAAAGGCCATCCAACAGCAAGAACCTAAATTGATAGGAAAAGCAGTGAAAGCAGCTGTTATTTCTTTAATTATCCTAAATGCTTCACTTTCTGCTGCTTTTGCAGGATGGATATATGCTTTGATTGTATTAATCTTGCTGCCAATTTCTTTATGGTTGGCTAAGAAATTTGCTGTGACTTGA
- a CDS encoding 3-dehydroquinate synthase produces MKRIIEQSFSVPFTYQVIFSENVFDKEEGTLANLLDNGKGGKVYFVVDSGVYEAHPNLLNQIKEYAEAHSDKFKLCADPLIVPGGEASKNDPAYYEQVVEATHQYGIDRHSYIVAIGGGAVLDMVGFAAAVSHRGIRLVRIPTTVLSQNDSAVGVKNGINFFGKKNYLGTFVPPYAVLNDFNFLLTLDDRDWRSGISEAIKVALIKDLSFFEWIEAHAEDLANRKMEPMQELIVRCAQMHLDHIAGKDPFEMGSSRPLDFGHWAAHKMEHLSSYQIRHGEAVAMGIALDSTYSYLKGMLTEDELNRIVTLIGKLGFSLYHEVLSGEMLLKGLEEFREHLGGELTIMLLDQLGKGVEVHEMDESLIITAVEKLKSFQADQLIAN; encoded by the coding sequence ATGAAAAGAATAATAGAACAATCGTTTTCCGTGCCTTTTACCTATCAGGTAATATTTTCTGAAAATGTCTTTGACAAAGAAGAAGGTACCTTGGCGAATTTACTTGACAACGGAAAAGGAGGTAAAGTTTACTTTGTGGTGGATAGTGGTGTATATGAAGCGCATCCCAACTTGCTTAATCAAATCAAAGAATATGCTGAAGCACATTCAGATAAGTTTAAGCTTTGTGCCGACCCACTCATTGTTCCCGGAGGAGAAGCATCGAAAAATGACCCTGCATATTACGAGCAAGTGGTTGAAGCAACTCATCAATATGGGATAGATAGACATTCATACATTGTGGCTATTGGGGGTGGAGCAGTTTTGGATATGGTAGGATTTGCAGCAGCAGTATCCCACCGTGGAATCCGATTAGTAAGAATTCCAACCACCGTTTTATCGCAAAATGATTCCGCCGTTGGTGTCAAAAATGGAATTAACTTTTTTGGTAAGAAAAATTACCTGGGAACATTTGTCCCACCTTATGCCGTATTAAACGATTTCAATTTTCTTCTAACTTTAGATGATAGAGATTGGAGATCTGGGATTTCTGAGGCGATCAAAGTAGCTCTTATTAAAGATTTAAGCTTTTTTGAATGGATTGAAGCTCATGCTGAAGACCTAGCCAATAGAAAGATGGAGCCTATGCAGGAATTGATCGTTCGTTGCGCTCAAATGCATTTAGACCATATCGCAGGGAAAGATCCATTTGAAATGGGTTCTTCCAGACCATTGGACTTTGGTCACTGGGCTGCTCATAAGATGGAGCACTTGAGCAGTTATCAAATCCGTCACGGAGAAGCAGTAGCTATGGGGATCGCATTGGATTCTACTTATTCTTATTTGAAGGGAATGCTGACTGAAGATGAGTTAAATCGAATTGTTACACTTATTGGGAAATTAGGTTTCTCTCTATACCATGAGGTCCTTTCGGGAGAAATGTTATTGAAAGGATTAGAAGAGTTTAGAGAGCATTTAGGAGGAGAACTCACCATTATGCTATTGGACCAACTAGGTAAAGGTGTTGAAGTACATGAAATGGATGAATCGCTGATCATCACTGCGGTAGAAAAATTAAAATCCTTTCAGGCAGACCAATTGATTGCCAATTGA
- the eboE gene encoding metabolite traffic protein EboE, protein MKLKEGTHLTYCTNIHPGESWGETFENLQNHIPNIQLKAAKNAPFGIGLRLSNKASLELKVDGELQKFKTWLAANNCYVFTMNGFPYGGFHGEVVKDKVHQPDWTTKDRRNYTIRLFELLAELLPEGMEGGISTSPLSYRYWHKNQQELERAITKSTTHMVHVVEKLIEIKQKTGKVLHLDIEPEPDGILENTAEMLAFYKDWLLPMGARDLMDSLAMSKEDAENAIKDHIRLCYDVCHFALVYEKPRAVFQAMKSAGIKIGKIQISAALKIDIPESIESKDAIRKTLVPFAESTYLHQVIGRNADGQLESFRDLDRALAVLDQTKLKEWRIHFHVPVFLEDYGAVASTQSDILEVLDYLKEENVTEHLEVETYTWDVLPEGMNIDIQSSIIRELEWVSENLK, encoded by the coding sequence ATGAAACTGAAAGAAGGAACCCATCTAACATATTGCACTAATATTCATCCCGGAGAAAGCTGGGGGGAGACCTTCGAAAACCTTCAAAATCATATTCCCAATATTCAGTTAAAAGCAGCTAAAAATGCCCCATTTGGGATAGGTTTGAGGCTCTCCAATAAAGCTAGCTTGGAACTAAAAGTGGATGGGGAATTACAGAAATTCAAAACTTGGCTGGCAGCGAATAATTGTTACGTATTCACTATGAATGGCTTCCCTTATGGAGGCTTCCATGGAGAAGTAGTGAAAGATAAGGTTCATCAACCAGACTGGACAACAAAAGATCGTAGAAATTATACAATTAGACTTTTTGAACTATTAGCAGAACTGCTACCAGAAGGAATGGAAGGGGGGATATCTACATCACCTTTGTCCTATAGATATTGGCATAAAAATCAGCAAGAGCTGGAAAGAGCCATTACTAAATCGACGACCCACATGGTTCATGTGGTAGAAAAACTCATAGAAATAAAGCAGAAAACCGGCAAAGTTCTTCATTTAGATATTGAGCCTGAGCCTGATGGTATTTTGGAAAATACAGCCGAAATGCTGGCTTTTTATAAAGATTGGCTTTTGCCAATGGGGGCTAGAGATTTGATGGATAGCCTAGCTATGAGTAAGGAAGACGCCGAAAATGCTATCAAAGACCACATTCGACTTTGTTACGATGTTTGTCACTTTGCCTTGGTTTATGAAAAACCAAGGGCGGTGTTTCAGGCAATGAAGTCAGCAGGCATCAAAATTGGGAAAATTCAGATTTCTGCGGCTTTAAAAATTGATATTCCCGAGTCGATTGAAAGTAAAGATGCTATCAGGAAAACATTGGTTCCATTCGCTGAATCCACTTATCTACATCAGGTAATTGGTAGAAATGCGGATGGACAGCTTGAGTCTTTTAGAGATTTAGATCGAGCTTTAGCCGTTTTAGATCAAACCAAATTAAAAGAATGGAGAATACATTTCCATGTTCCTGTTTTTCTTGAAGACTACGGTGCTGTGGCTTCTACACAGTCTGATATTTTGGAAGTACTAGATTATTTGAAAGAAGAGAATGTTACAGAACACTTAGAAGTAGAAACTTATACATGGGATGTGCTTCCTGAGGGAATGAATATAGATATCCAAAGTTCTATTATTCGAGAACTGGAATGGGTATCTGAAAATTTAAAATAA